GAGCCGCTGAGTCATTGAACACTCACTGTGTTCAGCGTCTCATAATTTTCAGCGTTTCAGTGGTTCCGAAAGGCTTCACCCTCACCGCAACCCTCTCCCCCAGGAGAGGGAGTTGGGTGGCGATTCGGAAATCGCCACCCAGGCTGGCAGATATGAGATACCTTGTCATTCCCGCGAAAGCGGGAATCCAGACGCTAAGTTTTCATTGAAGCGCCTGTTTCTGGATTCCCAGTCAAGCTGGGAATGACATAGTTTCATACCTTAGTTTCGGGACACACCCTGTCCCTGTCATCAAGCCATTAAACAATTAGACTATCAAACCATCAAACCAAAACTACTTCTTGGACTCGACCTTTTCGATATCGTCCACAGGCACATCCGTCGGCCAGATAGACCTGGAAGTATACTTCGTGTGAAGCAGTTGGTGCGACTTATGGCCCAGCGGCTCGCCAAGGAACTCCTTATAGAGCGCCATCACGGCAGGGTTCTCGTGACTCTTTCGCACGGGCAGACCCTCGTCTTCACGATATATGGCCTCGATCCGCTTCTGCCTGATCTCGTCGTTTGTCGGAATAGGCTGGCCGCCTCCGCCGATACACCCGCCGGGGCAGCACATGATCTCTATGAAGTGATAGTCGGCCTTGCCCTCCATAATCAGGTCCATCAGCTTGCGGGCATTGGAAAGCCCACTGGCTACGGCAACCTTTACGTCCAGTTGACCCTTGCCCTCGGCACATACAAGCGGAATGGTGGCTTCCTTGACACCTTCCAGGCCGCGAACGGCTGTCAGGTTCACATCTTTGAGAGTTTCGCCTGTAACCACCTCATATACAGTGCGCAGAGCAGCTTCCATAACGCCGCCTGTCGCACCGAATATGACCGCCGCGCCCGTGGAGATACCCAGAGGCTCATCGAACGGCTCATCGGGCAGGTTCGGGAAGTCCACACCCATCTCGCGCATCATCTGAGCGGCTTCGCGGGTCGTCAGGACCGCATCCACATCAGGAATATCATCGACACTGCACATCTCATCGCGCCCGGCTTCCAGTTTCTTGGCTGTGCACGGCATGATCGAGACGCAATATATGTTCTCTGGCTTGACACCGATCTTGTCGGCATAATATGTCTTTGCCAGAGCGCCGAACATCTGCTGCGGGCTCTTGCAGCTCGATAGATGCGGCAGCAGTTCGGGGTAGAAGTGCTCGATGAAGTTGATCCAGCCCGGCGAGCATGACGTAATCATCGGGAGCACGCCGCCCGTCTTAAGGCGCTGGAGAAGTTCGTTGCCTTCTTCAAGGATCGTAAGGTCGGCGGTGAAGTCCGTATCAAAGACTTTGTCGAACCCAAGTCTGCGCAGACCCGCCACCATCTTCTTTGTGACCAGGCTCCCTGCAGGCATACCGAACTCTTCACCAATCGCGGCTCGAACGGCAGGAGCTGTCTGCACGATGACATACTTCTCCGGGTCATTAATGGCATCCCATACGCGCTCAATATGACTCTTCTCACGCAGAGCGCCCACCGGACATATGCTGATACACTGCCCGCATGCCACGCAAGCCACATCGCCCAGGTTCTTCTTTGCGGCGGGAGCAATCACAGTCTCGAACCCCCGCTCGACAGGGAATAGCTGCCCCACACTCTGCACCTCATTGCAGACAGTAACGCACCTGCGGCATAGAATGCACTTGCTAGAGTCGCGGACAATGCTCGGGGAACTGGTGTCAACCAGCACAGGCGGCATTTCGCCCTCGAAGCGGTTCTCCTGAATGCCCATACGCTTGGCCAGGGCTTGCAGTTCGCAGTTGAGACTGCGAACGCATGTCAGACACTCCTGCCTGTGCGCAGAGAGCATCAGTTCGACCACAGTCCTGCGCGCGTCATGGACGCGCCTGGTGTTGGTATGCACGACCATACCGTCGGCCACGGGAAACGCGCAGCTTGCCTGCAGACCTCGTCCGCCCTCGACCTCTACCAAGCACACCCGGCATGCGCCAAGAGCCTTGTGGCCGTCCATATGGCAGAGTGTCGGAATATATATCCCCGCGGCGCGCGCAGCATCCAGAGCTGTGCTGCCTTTGGGGACTTCCACTGTTATGTTATCAACGGTTACTTTGATGTTTTCCATAGGTTTCCTCTTTCGTTCGGAACTAAAAGCTATGTGCGAAGGACTGCGCCCTCACCCGATCCTTTCCCGCTAGGGAGAGGATTCTTTGCTCTCCCCCAGGAGAGGGAGTTACGCTGCCTTCGACAGCGGCTCGGCAGGAGCCTCGCCCTCCCATTTGCTATGTCCCTGCATCGCACCTCAGACACCTGGCGGCCTCGCGGAGCGCCTGTTCTCTGGTAAAGCCCAAATCGACCTCGGTCATACCCACGCGCTTCTCCACAGCGAGCATATTGCAGCACACGCGCGGAGTCTCGACTATATCGTCCACATCCTCTGGAGCTTTCGGAATCTCAATATCCTCAGCATCCGAGGCAAGCTCGCCATAGCCGCCCAGGTATCGGTCGATTGAGATTGCAGCTTTGATGCCGTCACCGATAGCGCCGATCACAGTCCACGGACCCTTCACGACATCGCCACCCGCGAATACACCATCGAGGTTTGTCTTCATAGTCGACTCCTCGATCTGGACAGTGCCTCCACGCTTGGTCTTGAGGTCTTCTCCTGCGAATTTGACGTCAGGCTCCTGGCTGATAGCAGTGATGACCGTATCGACCGGCAGATCGAAGATTGCCCCGTCGATAGGCTTGGGAGCGCGGCGTCCTGACTTGTCGAAGTCTGCAAGCTCCAGCATTTGGCACTTGAGAGTCTTGACCTTACCGCCCTCACCGACAGCCTCGACCGGGAGCGAGAGATACTTGATCTCGATCCCTTCGACCTCAGCTTCATGAATCTCTTCCTCGGCCGCGGGCATATCGTCACGCAGTCTGCGGTAGACGATTGTCACTTTCTTCGCTCCGAGACGATGGGCAGTGCGCGCAGCATCGATTGCGGCATTGCCACCGCCGACCACTGCAACCTTCTCGCCGACCTTGATCGTATTCCTGCCCAGGTTCACATCCTTGAGGAACGTGATCGAATCATATATGCCGTTCAGGCTCTCGCCCGGAATGCCGAGTGTCCAACCTTTGTCTGCGCCGACAGCAATGAATACGGCGTCGTAGTCATTCTTGATCTTCTCGAATGGAATATCTTTGCCGATGCGCGTATTTAGCTTGATCTCAACGCCGAGCTGCTTGATCATATCGATCTCACCGGCAAGGACTTCACGCGGAAGCCTGTACGGCGGGATGCAG
The nucleotide sequence above comes from bacterium. Encoded proteins:
- a CDS encoding [FeFe] hydrogenase, group A, which codes for MENIKVTVDNITVEVPKGSTALDAARAAGIYIPTLCHMDGHKALGACRVCLVEVEGGRGLQASCAFPVADGMVVHTNTRRVHDARRTVVELMLSAHRQECLTCVRSLNCELQALAKRMGIQENRFEGEMPPVLVDTSSPSIVRDSSKCILCRRCVTVCNEVQSVGQLFPVERGFETVIAPAAKKNLGDVACVACGQCISICPVGALREKSHIERVWDAINDPEKYVIVQTAPAVRAAIGEEFGMPAGSLVTKKMVAGLRRLGFDKVFDTDFTADLTILEEGNELLQRLKTGGVLPMITSCSPGWINFIEHFYPELLPHLSSCKSPQQMFGALAKTYYADKIGVKPENIYCVSIMPCTAKKLEAGRDEMCSVDDIPDVDAVLTTREAAQMMREMGVDFPNLPDEPFDEPLGISTGAAVIFGATGGVMEAALRTVYEVVTGETLKDVNLTAVRGLEGVKEATIPLVCAEGKGQLDVKVAVASGLSNARKLMDLIMEGKADYHFIEIMCCPGGCIGGGGQPIPTNDEIRQKRIEAIYREDEGLPVRKSHENPAVMALYKEFLGEPLGHKSHQLLHTKYTSRSIWPTDVPVDDIEKVESKK